The Faecalibacterium sp. I3-3-33 DNA window GATTCTCGCGGCACTCGGCCAGCTTTGCGGCCTGCTTGTCCACCGCCGCGCGGGCGGCGGTCAGGGCGGCGCGGGCGTCCCACAAAGCGGCAAGCTCTTCCAGCGCAGTACCGCGCAAAAGGGTCTGGTACTGGCTGTATGCGGCTTTCAGGTTCTGCTCTGCCTGTGCGGCGGCGCGCACCTCCTCCGCAAGGGCGTTCATCTCCCCTGCCAGTGCCCCGGCGCGGGCGCGGCGGGCTTCCAGACCGATATAGCGCTGCGGGGTGCGCAGACGCTCCAACCGGAAGGGATGGTGGCGCAGAAGGTCCCGGGTGGCGCTGTCGGGGTAGTTTTCCAGCGTGTCGGGGGTGTCGCAGCAGACGATGCGGCGCAGGATGGTGTCGGCGTACTGCGCGGCAAGCGGGTTTTCGCTGGTGACCTGTGCCGCCAGACTGTCGGCGGGGGCGGTGTCGGCGCGGCGGTTGGCCTTGCGCAGCCCCGGGGTGTCCAGCAGACTGATGGGCCCCACCTTATCCTTCAGCGCCACAAAGGCGCTTTTGGCGGCGACGTAGTGGGCGGGCGGCACAAGGATATCGAACCGGCGGTCGCCCAGACAGGCTTCCACGCAGTCCTGCCAGCTCTCGTCCTCCACGTTCAGCAGCTCGCAGAAGATGCGGGCGTCCGGCTCCATGCCCCGGCTTTTCAGCTCGGCATTCACGGCGTCCCGCACCCGGGTGGCGGCGTCCCCGTGGGGGTACACCCACTTGCCGCCGGATACGGCATCCAGCTCGGCGCGTTTCTCGGTCTGCTGCCGCTGCAAGGCGGCGGTGTGCTGCCGGGCGGCAAAATAGGCTTCTTCCAGCGGCTTTTCCTGTGCGGTCAGCCAGTCGGTCAGGGCGGGCAGAGTGTCCGGGGTCAGGTCTGCCATCTTCTGTCCGGCGGCAAAGCCGCTGCGGCGCAGCACCGCCAGCAGGTTGCCGGTCTTTTCGGCGGCTTTTTCGGCGGTATCGGCGCGGCGGGCGGCGGCATCCAATGCGGTCTGCCGGTGCGCCAGTTCCTCGCTGAGGGCATCCAGTGCGCGGCCCTCGCCGCTGGCACCGGCGGCGCTGTGGGCGGTCAGGTAGGCGCGGCGGGCTTCCGCTTCGGCGGTCTTGGCCTCGGCGTAGCGGGTGCGCAGCGTTTCCTGCTGGCGGCGTCCGGCGTCTACCCGCTCCTGCCAGACGGCCTTTTCTCCGGCATCGGCAGCAGCCCGCGCCAGCAGGGCGGCGCCCCGGTTCACAAGGGCTTCGGTCTGTTTTTCGGTGGCTTCGCGGCCGAAACGGACGATCTCGTCCAGCGCATCGGCGCGGGTCTGGGCTTCCGCCAGCACGGCGTGGAGGTTTTCCAGCTCCAAGCGGTCGCCTTGCAAGGCTTCCAAGTCCAGCTCCGGCTGGGGCAGGATATACTGGTACAGAAACTCCCGGAAATTCGGGATCTCGTCCATGCTGGTGCCCATCTGGAACACCTCGTTGAACTTTTTGCCCAGCGGGCTGGCTGCGCGTCCGATACCCAGAGCGCGGCAGATCCTATCCCGCGCTTCGCTTGGGCTGCGGGTGTAGGAAAGCCGCCCTTCGGCGGGCTTGAAGTCCTCCTTGGCGCTGGGCGCACCGGTGCGCGGGTCGATAAAGGGCAGCTGTTCCAGCGTGATGCCGTCCTCCGAGATATACCACGTCTGGTCGCCGGGGTGCAGCTCCTGCATGGGACCTTCGGACTCCACCCGCACCGCGATGACAAAGCTGGTGTGCTTTACGCTGTCCCAGAACTCCGCCCCGATATACGCCACGGTATGCCCCGGGCGGCGGTAGGCGTTTTCGCCGCGCTGCTTGGCGTGGACAGAGCCTTGCAGGGTGCGGCCGCTTTTCTTATTGCCCAGCGCATTGAAGTTGCGGTTGGTGGTCAGGCAGTAGCGGATGGCGTCCAGAATGGTGGTCTTGCCCACGGCGTTCACGCCGATCATATAGGTCAGGCGGG harbors:
- a CDS encoding ATP-binding protein, yielding MIELKRLKLINWHNFENTTFDCARLTYMIGVNAVGKTTILDAIRYCLTTNRNFNALGNKKSGRTLQGSVHAKQRGENAYRRPGHTVAYIGAEFWDSVKHTSFVIAVRVESEGPMQELHPGDQTWYISEDGITLEQLPFIDPRTGAPSAKEDFKPAEGRLSYTRSPSEARDRICRALGIGRAASPLGKKFNEVFQMGTSMDEIPNFREFLYQYILPQPELDLEALQGDRLELENLHAVLAEAQTRADALDEIVRFGREATEKQTEALVNRGAALLARAAADAGEKAVWQERVDAGRRQQETLRTRYAEAKTAEAEARRAYLTAHSAAGASGEGRALDALSEELAHRQTALDAAARRADTAEKAAEKTGNLLAVLRRSGFAAGQKMADLTPDTLPALTDWLTAQEKPLEEAYFAARQHTAALQRQQTEKRAELDAVSGGKWVYPHGDAATRVRDAVNAELKSRGMEPDARIFCELLNVEDESWQDCVEACLGDRRFDILVPPAHYVAAKSAFVALKDKVGPISLLDTPGLRKANRRADTAPADSLAAQVTSENPLAAQYADTILRRIVCCDTPDTLENYPDSATRDLLRHHPFRLERLRTPQRYIGLEARRARAGALAGEMNALAEEVRAAAQAEQNLKAAYSQYQTLLRGTALEELAALWDARAALTAARAAVDKQAAKLAECRENPLLQQLYKEEEVREAAWEAARTAVEQTGGDLRVCEKQISSCEAEQQKAVDTAEKSAQAAESFFAAHPLVEPLSRSRQQALTGPDKSPRAAAQAAEKAQAKLDDALTVYLNSTLEPAQKAYNQRYVCDYPLGLAGLEQYRAQHESLVRIDLERYAARLEQAQRDCKDRFRKDILFRMKDDIFNARRQFRELNKVMEQLTYGEEVYRFELEPSRDPQLAAFYQVIVDKGNQQMTEGDSLDNLAATADPAYERQVDELMEKIMADVDENTRARQEGRTAAGATLSDYVDYRTYLDYDIKVTNQVTGQQAYLSRVSRDSSGGENQAPFYVAICASLLQIYQKSENSIRLVLLDEAFSKMTSDRIRPMMELFRRLQLQVLLISTVEKSTAIQPYCDITYSIVRHGDANAIAPFVRLAGE